TTCGAGCTGCCGATGGGGTCGCATTCCAGTACCGGCGAACGCATGGGGTTCTGCAGAAGATCGAAGACCAGGTCCTGGGCATAGGAGATGGCCTCGGAGATGAAGACCTTCTTGCTCGAAAACGGCAGCAGGTCGCGAACGACGCGCAGGGAGTTCTTGTAGGTGCGCTTCTCCACCAGCCGCAGGCTCTGGCGGAAGATGCGCTTCTTGATGAAGAAAGGGACCTTTCTCTGTCCCATGGTCGCCACCAGCGTATCATCGGCGTCGGGGTGCGGCACGCGGAATATCCGCGATGCCTGCTTGCGCGGGCATTCGACCTGCAGGTCCGCGAGCATCTCGACGTAGGTGTGGGCGAACTTTCCCCGCCCGGCCGAGAATCCGAGCATGTTGGGCACGAAGTAGTTGTGGGCGATGACGTCGGCGGCCAGGTGGGACAGGTAGCCATAGGCGTAGGCCTGAGCTTCGGCGCTCTCGGCCTGGCGCAGCAGGGCCCGACCCATGTCCCAGTTGTGGGAGTGCTTGGGCGTGTAGGCGCAGCCCTTGCCGATGAAGATGTCGGCCGACAGGCAGCCGTAGAGGTACTGTTCGGGGTGTGACGCCAGGACTGAAGCCAGGGCCGGGGCGAAGAGGTGCAGATGGGCCAGGACGTTGTTGCCGATGGCCATGTGCACGCCGGGCCCCCAGGCCAGGGCGTCCTGGGGCAGGAGAAGGAGAAGCAGAAAAGCGAAGATAAGGGCCATGTTCCCCCGGGTCAGTTCTTTTCCCGCGTGGCGTGGAAGGTGATGTCCGGCCACTGCTCCATGATGTATTCCAGGCGCCAGGCGCTGTCCACCAGCAGGGCCAGGTTGCCCTCGGAGTCCGTGGACAGGGAGTGGAGCAGCTCCTTCTG
This genomic interval from Desulfomicrobium escambiense DSM 10707 contains the following:
- a CDS encoding zinc dependent phospholipase C family protein, coding for MALIFAFLLLLLLPQDALAWGPGVHMAIGNNVLAHLHLFAPALASVLASHPEQYLYGCLSADIFIGKGCAYTPKHSHNWDMGRALLRQAESAEAQAYAYGYLSHLAADVIAHNYFVPNMLGFSAGRGKFAHTYVEMLADLQVECPRKQASRIFRVPHPDADDTLVATMGQRKVPFFIKKRIFRQSLRLVEKRTYKNSLRVVRDLLPFSSKKVFISEAISYAQDLVFDLLQNPMRSPVLECDPIGSSNLSQIRRFQRRQRSFYTAHGDGLIFPLDTRLEACLKEHGGLHEEFTRFSA